From Motacilla alba alba isolate MOTALB_02 chromosome 20, Motacilla_alba_V1.0_pri, whole genome shotgun sequence, the proteins below share one genomic window:
- the IFT52 gene encoding intraflagellar transport protein 52 homolog isoform X1, translating to MESGPRNAIVFNASKGESFTPAGGYKALRKRLRGSWKVQSLKDEITSERLFGVKLWITAGPREKFSADEFSVLKKFLEDGGAILVMLREGGESRNGTNINFLLEEYGIIFNNDAVVRNVYYKYHHPKEALISDGVLNRGISEAAKKTVLETTDEDGRGRDSQALTFVYPFGATLNVMKPAVAILSTGSVCFPLNRPILAFYQHESKGGKMAALGSSHMFNDQYLDKEENGKIMDVLFQWLTTSDIHLNQMDMEDPEISDYTVLPDTAALSEQLRVCLQEGDENPRDFTKLFDTSLYQLDTTALPSVIKAYEELNMKHEPLQLIQPEFETPLPVLQPAVFPPAFKELPPPALELFDLDETFSSEKARLAEITNKCTDDDLEFYVRKCGDILGVTSELPKDKQDAKYILEHIFFQVVEFKKLNQEHDTDPSEAGFQNST from the exons ATGGAGAGCGGCCCGCGCAATGCCATCGTGTTCAACGCCTCCAAGGGCGAGAGCTTCACGCCGGCCGGCGGCTACAAGGCCCTGCGGAAGAGGCTGCGCGGCAGCTGGAAGGTGCAGAG CTTAAAAGATGAGATCACTTCTGAGAGACTGTTTGGGGTGAAATTGTGGATTACAGCAGGACCAAGAGAGAAGTTCAGTGCTGATGAG TTTTCCGTTCTGAAGAAATTCCTGGAGGATGGTGGGGCCATCCTGGTGATGCTGCGAGAAGGTGGAGAGTCCCGGAATGGCACAAACATTAACTTTTTGTTGGAAGAATATGGGATCATTTTCAATAATG atGCTGTAGTACGAAATGTGTATTACAAGTACCACCACCCAAAAGAAGCACTCATCTCTGATGGAGTTTTGAACAG GGGAATCAGTgaagctgcaaagaaaacagtGCTTGAGACAACAGATGAAGATGGAAGGGGCCGTGACTCACA agctctcacCTTTGTTTATCCCTTTGGAGCCACACTGAATGTGATGAAGCCAGCAGTGGCAATCCTGTCCACAGGGTCCGTCTGCTTCCCGCTCAACAGGCCTATCCTGGCTTTCTATCAGCATGAG AGTAAAGGTGGAAAGATGGCAGCCTTGGGATCTTCCCACATGTTCAATGACCAGTATTtagataaagaagaaaatggtaaGATCATG GATGTGCTTTTCCAGTGGCTCACAACATCAGATATCCACTTAAACCAGATGGATATGGAGGACCCCGAG ATTTCAGACTACACCGTGCTCCCAGACACAGCCGCGCTCTCCGAGCAGCTGCGAGTGTGCCTGCAGGAGGGAGATGAGAACCCCAGAGACTTCACAAAGCTGTTTGATACATCCCTTTATCAGCTGGACACAACTGCCCTCCCTTCAGTTATCAA agcttaTGAAGAACTGAATATGAAACATGAACCCCTCCAACTCATTCAGCCTGAATTTGAGACTCCACTACCTGTCCTCCAGCCAGCT GTTTTTCCACCTGCTTTCAAAGAAttgcctcctcctgctctggaaCTGTTTGACTTGGATGAGACTTTTTCCTCAGAGAAAGCACGTCTTGCAGAGATCACGAACAAAT GCACTGACGATGACCTGGAGTTCTACGTGCGGAAATGCGGTGACATCCTGGGAGTGACCAGTGAACTCCCAAAGGACAAGCAAGATGCCAAATATATCCTGGAGCACATCTTCTTCCAAGTGGTTGAGTTTAAGAAGCTGAATCAG GAACACGATACTGACCCAAGTGAAGCTGGATTCCAGAACAGTACCTGA
- the IFT52 gene encoding intraflagellar transport protein 52 homolog isoform X2, with amino-acid sequence MESGPRNAIVFNASKGESFTPAGGYKALRKRLRGSWKVQSLKDEITSERLFGVKLWITAGPREKFSADEKFLEDGGAILVMLREGGESRNGTNINFLLEEYGIIFNNDAVVRNVYYKYHHPKEALISDGVLNRGISEAAKKTVLETTDEDGRGRDSQALTFVYPFGATLNVMKPAVAILSTGSVCFPLNRPILAFYQHESKGGKMAALGSSHMFNDQYLDKEENGKIMDVLFQWLTTSDIHLNQMDMEDPEISDYTVLPDTAALSEQLRVCLQEGDENPRDFTKLFDTSLYQLDTTALPSVIKAYEELNMKHEPLQLIQPEFETPLPVLQPAVFPPAFKELPPPALELFDLDETFSSEKARLAEITNKCTDDDLEFYVRKCGDILGVTSELPKDKQDAKYILEHIFFQVVEFKKLNQEHDTDPSEAGFQNST; translated from the exons ATGGAGAGCGGCCCGCGCAATGCCATCGTGTTCAACGCCTCCAAGGGCGAGAGCTTCACGCCGGCCGGCGGCTACAAGGCCCTGCGGAAGAGGCTGCGCGGCAGCTGGAAGGTGCAGAG CTTAAAAGATGAGATCACTTCTGAGAGACTGTTTGGGGTGAAATTGTGGATTACAGCAGGACCAAGAGAGAAGTTCAGTGCTGATGAG AAATTCCTGGAGGATGGTGGGGCCATCCTGGTGATGCTGCGAGAAGGTGGAGAGTCCCGGAATGGCACAAACATTAACTTTTTGTTGGAAGAATATGGGATCATTTTCAATAATG atGCTGTAGTACGAAATGTGTATTACAAGTACCACCACCCAAAAGAAGCACTCATCTCTGATGGAGTTTTGAACAG GGGAATCAGTgaagctgcaaagaaaacagtGCTTGAGACAACAGATGAAGATGGAAGGGGCCGTGACTCACA agctctcacCTTTGTTTATCCCTTTGGAGCCACACTGAATGTGATGAAGCCAGCAGTGGCAATCCTGTCCACAGGGTCCGTCTGCTTCCCGCTCAACAGGCCTATCCTGGCTTTCTATCAGCATGAG AGTAAAGGTGGAAAGATGGCAGCCTTGGGATCTTCCCACATGTTCAATGACCAGTATTtagataaagaagaaaatggtaaGATCATG GATGTGCTTTTCCAGTGGCTCACAACATCAGATATCCACTTAAACCAGATGGATATGGAGGACCCCGAG ATTTCAGACTACACCGTGCTCCCAGACACAGCCGCGCTCTCCGAGCAGCTGCGAGTGTGCCTGCAGGAGGGAGATGAGAACCCCAGAGACTTCACAAAGCTGTTTGATACATCCCTTTATCAGCTGGACACAACTGCCCTCCCTTCAGTTATCAA agcttaTGAAGAACTGAATATGAAACATGAACCCCTCCAACTCATTCAGCCTGAATTTGAGACTCCACTACCTGTCCTCCAGCCAGCT GTTTTTCCACCTGCTTTCAAAGAAttgcctcctcctgctctggaaCTGTTTGACTTGGATGAGACTTTTTCCTCAGAGAAAGCACGTCTTGCAGAGATCACGAACAAAT GCACTGACGATGACCTGGAGTTCTACGTGCGGAAATGCGGTGACATCCTGGGAGTGACCAGTGAACTCCCAAAGGACAAGCAAGATGCCAAATATATCCTGGAGCACATCTTCTTCCAAGTGGTTGAGTTTAAGAAGCTGAATCAG GAACACGATACTGACCCAAGTGAAGCTGGATTCCAGAACAGTACCTGA